A single Flavobacterium sp. 1 DNA region contains:
- the ilvD gene encoding dihydroxy-acid dehydratase, with product MELNKYSKTITQDVTQPAAQAMLYGIGLTEEDLKKAQVGIVSMGYEGNTCNMHLNDLAKDVKKGVWNADLVGLIFNTIGVSDGISNGTEGMRYSLVSRDVIADSIETVMGAQWYDSLIAIPGCDKNMPGALIAMGRVNRPALMVYGGTIHSGKWKGESLNIVSAFEALGKKFQNTISDEDFNGVIKNSCPGPGACGGMYTANTMSSAIEALGMSLPYSSSNPALSEEKRRECDNAGKAIRILLEKDIKPRDIMTRKAFENAIAIVAVLGGSTNAVMHLIAMAHSVDIEITLDDFQAINDKTPVLADLKPSGKYMMEDLHAVGGVPAVMKYLLKVGLIHGDCLTVTGKTIAENLESVPDLQDGQEVVFEIQKALKSTGNIQVLYGNLAEEGAVAKISGKEGEYFEGTAVVFESEFEVIPGIEKGLVKPGNVVVIRYCGPKGGPGMPEMLKPTSAIIGAGLGSSVALITDGRFSGGSHGFVVGHVTPEAYDGGGIALVENGDVITIDAVKNTINLKISEEEFAKRRSNWVQPPLKATKGVLLKYARSVSSASTGCVTDK from the coding sequence ATGGAATTAAATAAATACAGCAAGACAATTACACAAGATGTAACGCAACCAGCAGCTCAGGCAATGTTATACGGAATTGGCTTAACTGAAGAGGATTTGAAAAAAGCACAAGTTGGAATTGTTAGTATGGGCTATGAAGGAAATACTTGTAATATGCATTTGAATGACTTGGCCAAAGACGTCAAGAAAGGAGTCTGGAATGCTGATCTTGTTGGATTGATATTTAATACTATAGGTGTTAGTGATGGAATTTCAAATGGAACGGAAGGAATGCGTTATTCATTAGTTTCCCGTGATGTAATAGCTGATTCTATTGAAACTGTTATGGGAGCACAATGGTATGATAGTTTGATTGCTATCCCTGGATGCGACAAAAATATGCCCGGAGCCTTAATTGCAATGGGAAGAGTTAATCGTCCTGCTCTTATGGTTTATGGAGGAACTATTCACTCAGGAAAATGGAAAGGAGAAAGTCTTAATATTGTTTCTGCTTTTGAAGCATTGGGGAAAAAGTTCCAAAATACGATTTCTGATGAAGATTTTAACGGAGTGATTAAAAATTCCTGTCCCGGTCCTGGAGCATGTGGCGGAATGTATACTGCTAATACTATGTCTTCAGCTATTGAAGCTTTAGGAATGAGTTTGCCATACAGTTCATCAAACCCAGCTTTGAGTGAAGAAAAAAGAAGAGAATGTGATAATGCAGGAAAAGCAATCCGAATATTGCTGGAAAAAGATATCAAGCCAAGAGATATTATGACCCGCAAAGCTTTTGAAAATGCTATTGCAATTGTAGCTGTTCTAGGAGGGTCAACAAATGCGGTTATGCACTTAATTGCTATGGCACATTCAGTAGATATTGAAATAACTTTGGATGATTTTCAGGCAATAAATGATAAAACACCTGTTCTTGCTGACTTGAAACCAAGCGGTAAATATATGATGGAGGATTTGCATGCTGTAGGTGGTGTGCCTGCGGTAATGAAATATTTACTGAAAGTAGGTCTTATTCATGGAGATTGTTTAACTGTTACTGGAAAAACAATAGCAGAAAACTTAGAAAGTGTTCCTGATTTACAGGATGGACAAGAAGTAGTATTTGAAATTCAAAAAGCATTAAAATCTACAGGAAATATACAAGTTTTATACGGTAATCTTGCAGAAGAAGGCGCAGTGGCTAAAATTAGCGGAAAAGAAGGGGAATACTTTGAAGGTACAGCTGTTGTATTTGAGAGCGAATTTGAAGTTATTCCGGGTATAGAAAAAGGATTAGTGAAACCGGGTAATGTAGTCGTCATCAGGTATTGTGGGCCAAAAGGTGGTCCAGGGATGCCTGAAATGCTAAAACCTACATCAGCTATTATTGGTGCAGGCTTAGGTAGCAGCGTTGCTTTGATTACTGATGGCAGATTCTCTGGAGGTTCACATGGTTTTGTGGTAGGTCACGTTACACCAGAAGCTTATGATGGTGGTGGAATTGCTTTAGTTGAAAATGGTGATGTAATTACTATTGATGCGGTTAAGAACACCATCAATTTGAAGATTAGTGAAGAAGAATTTGCAAAAAGACGATCCAATTGGGTGCAGCCACCTTTAAAAGCAACAAAAGGTGTTCTTTTGAAATATGCAAGATCTGTGTCAAGCGCATCTACAGGATGTGTTACCGATAAGTAA
- the ilvB gene encoding biosynthetic-type acetolactate synthase large subunit — MENNKISGAEAVIRCLLAEGVDLVYGYPGGAIMPVYDELYKFQDQLHHVLVRHEQGAAHAAQGFARATGKVGVAIATSGPGATNLVTGIADAQIDSTPLVCITGQVGKHLLGSDAFQETDIIGISTPVTKWNYQITEAHEIPEIIARAFYIARSGRPGPVLIDITKNAQFDELDFSYEKCTGIRSYHPRPVLDLKKVQDAADIINNAKKPYIIFGQGIILSQAEEQLKRLVEKSGIPAAWTILGLSALPTDHPLNVGMVGMHGNYGPNLLTNECDVLIALGMRFDDRVTGNLATYAKQAKVIHFEIDPAEVDKNVKTEIAVLADVKEALTALIPLIDKKSHESWHNEFKEKYKIELDAVINEELAPTNGKGISMGETMEMINKHSKGDAIIVSDVGQHQMFACRYAKFNSTKSNVTSGGLGTMGFALPAAIGAKMGRPDREVVAIIGDGGFQMNIQELGTIFQSQVPVKIVVMNNEFLGMVRQWQELFFDNRYASTKMINPNFIAIAEGYHIKSKKVINREDLDGAVAEMMASKDSYFLEVMVEKENNVFPMIPTGASVSDMRLS, encoded by the coding sequence ATGGAAAATAATAAAATATCAGGGGCAGAAGCCGTTATCAGATGTTTATTGGCAGAAGGAGTTGACTTGGTTTATGGTTATCCGGGTGGAGCTATTATGCCGGTTTACGATGAATTATATAAATTTCAAGATCAACTGCACCATGTTTTGGTGCGTCACGAACAAGGTGCGGCTCATGCTGCACAGGGTTTTGCAAGAGCTACGGGTAAAGTAGGTGTTGCAATTGCAACTTCAGGACCAGGAGCAACTAATTTAGTAACTGGTATTGCCGATGCTCAAATTGATTCTACACCTTTAGTGTGTATTACAGGTCAAGTTGGTAAACATTTATTGGGCTCCGATGCTTTTCAGGAAACGGATATTATTGGAATTTCAACTCCGGTTACCAAATGGAATTATCAAATTACAGAGGCTCACGAGATTCCAGAAATTATCGCAAGAGCTTTTTATATCGCCAGATCAGGCCGTCCAGGTCCAGTTTTGATTGATATAACAAAAAATGCTCAATTTGATGAATTGGATTTTAGTTATGAAAAATGTACTGGTATTAGAAGTTATCATCCAAGACCTGTCTTAGATCTTAAAAAAGTACAAGATGCAGCAGATATAATTAATAATGCCAAAAAACCATATATTATTTTTGGTCAAGGCATCATATTAAGTCAAGCAGAAGAGCAATTGAAAAGATTGGTTGAAAAATCAGGGATTCCTGCAGCTTGGACTATTTTAGGACTTTCAGCTTTGCCAACAGATCATCCTTTAAATGTAGGTATGGTGGGGATGCACGGTAATTATGGCCCGAATCTTTTGACTAATGAATGTGATGTTTTAATTGCTTTAGGAATGCGTTTTGATGACCGCGTTACTGGAAACTTAGCAACTTATGCTAAACAAGCCAAAGTAATTCATTTCGAAATTGATCCAGCAGAAGTTGATAAAAATGTAAAGACCGAAATTGCAGTTTTGGCCGATGTGAAAGAAGCATTGACTGCTTTGATTCCATTAATTGACAAGAAATCACATGAATCTTGGCATAATGAATTCAAAGAAAAATATAAGATTGAATTAGATGCAGTTATCAATGAAGAATTAGCTCCAACGAATGGAAAAGGAATTTCGATGGGTGAAACTATGGAAATGATTAATAAACATTCAAAAGGAGACGCAATTATAGTATCGGATGTAGGACAGCATCAAATGTTTGCCTGTCGTTATGCTAAATTCAATTCGACTAAAAGTAATGTTACTTCTGGAGGTTTGGGAACCATGGGCTTTGCTTTGCCTGCCGCTATTGGTGCCAAAATGGGAAGACCGGATCGTGAAGTTGTTGCTATTATTGGTGATGGCGGTTTTCAAATGAACATTCAGGAGTTAGGAACTATTTTTCAATCACAAGTTCCTGTAAAAATTGTGGTGATGAATAATGAATTTTTGGGAATGGTTCGCCAATGGCAGGAATTATTTTTTGATAATCGTTATGCATCAACCAAAATGATTAATCCAAACTTTATTGCTATTGCAGAAGGATATCATATCAAGTCTAAAAAAGTAATTAATAGAGAAGATTTGGATGGTGCTGTCGCCGAAATGATGGCTTCTAAAGATTCTTATTTCTTAGAAGTTATGGTAGAAAAAGAAAACAACGTATTCCCAATGATTCCAACAGGAGCTTCGGTTTCTGATATGAGATTAAGCTAA
- the ilvN gene encoding acetolactate synthase small subunit produces the protein MENKMFTISVYSENNVGLLNRISGIFLKRHINILSLNVSESEIENVSRFVIVVNTTEKWVQNIVGQIEKQIEVIKAFYHVDEETIFLESAIFKIASSLLFDERQIQNIIKDSKSEIVTVSREFFVISKSGKRSEIEELYAKLKPFGIMQFVRSGRISISKEKMEISAILEAFK, from the coding sequence ATGGAAAATAAAATGTTCACCATTTCTGTTTATTCAGAAAATAACGTTGGCTTATTAAATAGGATATCAGGTATCTTCTTAAAACGCCATATAAACATATTGAGCCTAAATGTTTCAGAATCTGAAATTGAAAATGTTTCGAGATTTGTAATTGTTGTAAACACCACTGAAAAATGGGTGCAAAACATTGTTGGGCAAATAGAAAAACAAATTGAAGTCATCAAAGCTTTTTATCATGTTGATGAAGAGACTATCTTTTTGGAAAGCGCAATTTTCAAAATAGCTTCCAGTCTGCTTTTTGACGAAAGACAGATTCAGAATATCATAAAAGATAGTAAATCTGAAATTGTTACGGTATCAAGAGAGTTTTTTGTGATTTCAAAATCCGGCAAGCGTTCAGAAATTGAAGAATTATATGCAAAACTGAAACCTTTTGGAATCATGCAGTTTGTTCGTTCCGGAAGAATCTCAATTTCAAAAGAAAAAATGGAAATTTCAGCAATACTGGAAGCATTTAAATAA
- the ilvC gene encoding ketol-acid reductoisomerase, whose protein sequence is MANYFNSLPLRLQLEQLGVCEFMDQSEFANGIDALAGKKVVIVGCGAQGLNQGLNMRDSGLDISYALRADAIAEKRASFKNATDNGFKVGTYEELIPTADLVCNLTPDKQHTAVVTAIMPLMKQGATLAYSHGFNIVEEGMQIRKDITVIMCAPKCPGSEVREEYKRGFGVPTLIAVHPENDPNGLGLDQAKAYAVATGGNRAGVLRSSFVAEVKSDLMGEQTILCGLLQTGSILCFDKMVAEGIDAGYASKLIQYGWETITEGLKYGGITNMMDRLSNPAKIAAFNAAEELKDIMRPLFQKHMDDIISGHFSKTMMEDWANDDKNLLAWREATGNTNFEKTPAGNVEISEQEYYDNGVLMVAMVKAGVELAFEAMTDSGIIEESAYYESLHETPLIANTIARKKLFEMNRVISDTAEYGCYLFDHACKPLIAEYVKNAPSNLVGRPFNDGSNGVDNKELIEVNSIIRNHPVEEVGAWLRESMTAMKKIV, encoded by the coding sequence ATGGCAAATTATTTCAATTCATTACCACTTAGATTACAATTAGAACAATTAGGAGTTTGCGAATTCATGGATCAATCAGAATTTGCAAATGGAATAGATGCATTAGCAGGAAAAAAAGTAGTCATAGTTGGTTGTGGAGCTCAAGGTTTGAACCAAGGCTTAAACATGAGAGATTCAGGTTTAGATATTTCTTATGCGTTACGTGCTGATGCTATTGCAGAGAAAAGAGCTTCTTTTAAAAATGCTACTGATAATGGTTTCAAAGTGGGAACTTATGAGGAATTAATCCCGACAGCTGATTTAGTTTGTAATCTTACACCAGATAAACAGCACACGGCAGTAGTTACAGCTATTATGCCATTAATGAAACAAGGGGCTACTTTGGCTTATTCACATGGATTTAATATTGTTGAAGAAGGAATGCAGATCCGTAAAGACATAACTGTTATTATGTGTGCTCCTAAATGTCCTGGATCTGAAGTTCGTGAAGAATATAAAAGAGGTTTTGGTGTACCAACTCTTATCGCGGTTCACCCAGAAAATGACCCTAATGGTTTAGGTTTGGATCAGGCAAAAGCTTATGCAGTTGCTACAGGAGGAAATAGAGCAGGAGTTTTAAGATCTTCTTTCGTTGCCGAAGTTAAATCTGATTTAATGGGCGAGCAGACTATTCTTTGCGGTTTATTGCAGACTGGATCAATCTTATGTTTTGACAAAATGGTTGCTGAAGGTATAGATGCAGGATATGCTTCTAAATTAATCCAATACGGATGGGAAACTATCACCGAAGGATTAAAATACGGTGGAATCACAAACATGATGGACAGATTGTCTAATCCAGCTAAAATTGCTGCATTCAATGCTGCTGAAGAGTTAAAAGACATTATGCGTCCATTATTCCAAAAGCACATGGATGATATTATCTCTGGTCACTTTTCTAAAACAATGATGGAAGACTGGGCTAATGATGATAAAAATTTATTGGCTTGGAGAGAAGCTACAGGAAATACGAATTTCGAAAAAACACCTGCTGGGAATGTTGAAATTTCTGAGCAAGAATACTACGATAATGGTGTATTAATGGTTGCAATGGTAAAAGCGGGTGTTGAATTAGCTTTCGAAGCAATGACAGATTCTGGAATTATTGAAGAATCGGCATATTATGAATCATTACACGAAACTCCGCTAATTGCTAACACAATTGCGAGAAAGAAATTATTCGAAATGAACCGTGTAATTTCTGATACTGCTGAATACGGATGCTATTTATTTGATCATGCATGTAAGCCATTAATCGCTGAGTATGTGAAAAATGCACCAAGCAATTTGGTAGGTCGTCCATTTAACGACGGAAGCAACGGAGTAGATAATAAAGAGTTAATTGAAGTTAATTCAATTATCAGAAATCACCCTGTTGAAGAAGTGGGAGCTTGGTTGAGAGAGTCTATGACTGCAATGAAAAAAATCGTATAA
- the acs gene encoding acetate--CoA ligase, which translates to MSYFKIDSLEQYFKHYNKSIREPRKFWGKIAEENFTWYQYWDKVVDFNMADAEVKWFVDAKVNITKNCIDRHLAKKGEKTAIIFEPNDPSEEALHISYNELYERVSKMANVLREQGITKGDRVCIYLPMIPELAIAILACARIGAIHSVIFAGFSASAVASRINDSQCKMVITSDGGYRGNKTIDLKVIIDEALQNCPSVTSVLVAKRTNADIQMKAGRDQWLAPLLENAINNSVAEIMDAEDPLFILYTSGSTGKPKGMVHTTAGYMVYTAYTFKNVFNYEENDIFWCTADIGWITGHSYILYGPLLNGATTVIYEGIPSYPDFSRFWETIEKHKVTQFYTAPTAIRALAKENLSYVQKFPLKSLKVIGSVGEPINEEAWHWYNDHVGGKRCPVVDTWWQTETGGIMIAPLAFTTPTKPTYATLPLPGIQPVLMDDKRNEIEGNQVDGSLCIKFPWPGIARTIWGDHQRYKDTYFSAFPGKYFTGDGALRDEVGYYRITGRVDDVVIVSGHNLGTAPIEDAINEHPAVAESAIVGFPHDIKGNALYGYVILKESGEYRDRDNLIKEINQHVADHIGPIAKLDKIQFVTGLPKTRSGKIMRRILRKIAEGDYSNFGDITTLLNPEIVDEIVKGKIV; encoded by the coding sequence ATGAGTTATTTTAAAATTGATAGTCTAGAACAATACTTTAAACATTATAATAAATCGATACGTGAGCCTCGGAAATTTTGGGGAAAAATTGCTGAAGAGAATTTCACATGGTATCAATACTGGGACAAAGTTGTCGATTTTAATATGGCTGATGCCGAAGTAAAATGGTTTGTTGATGCAAAAGTTAACATTACTAAGAACTGTATCGACAGACACTTGGCTAAGAAAGGTGAAAAAACTGCAATAATTTTTGAGCCAAATGATCCTTCTGAAGAAGCTTTGCACATAAGCTATAATGAGCTTTATGAGCGTGTTTCTAAAATGGCCAATGTTTTAAGAGAACAAGGAATTACTAAAGGTGATCGTGTTTGCATTTATTTGCCAATGATACCAGAATTGGCAATTGCTATTTTGGCTTGTGCTAGGATTGGAGCGATACATTCTGTTATTTTTGCAGGTTTTTCTGCATCGGCAGTTGCTTCAAGAATAAACGACAGCCAATGTAAAATGGTAATTACTTCTGATGGTGGTTACCGAGGTAATAAAACGATTGATTTAAAAGTGATAATTGATGAGGCTTTGCAAAATTGTCCAAGTGTCACTTCTGTTTTAGTTGCTAAAAGAACAAATGCTGATATTCAAATGAAAGCTGGTCGTGACCAATGGTTGGCGCCGCTTCTTGAAAACGCAATTAACAATAGTGTTGCCGAGATTATGGATGCCGAAGATCCGTTATTTATACTATATACTTCGGGATCTACTGGTAAACCTAAGGGTATGGTTCATACAACGGCCGGATACATGGTTTATACAGCCTATACTTTTAAGAATGTTTTCAATTATGAAGAGAACGATATATTTTGGTGTACAGCAGATATTGGATGGATTACTGGACATTCTTATATATTATACGGCCCATTATTAAATGGAGCAACTACTGTAATCTATGAAGGAATTCCTTCTTATCCGGATTTTAGCCGTTTTTGGGAAACTATTGAGAAGCATAAAGTAACTCAATTTTATACAGCGCCAACAGCCATACGTGCATTGGCAAAAGAGAATTTATCTTATGTACAAAAATTTCCTTTAAAATCATTGAAAGTAATTGGTTCAGTTGGAGAACCAATTAATGAGGAAGCTTGGCACTGGTATAATGACCACGTAGGAGGAAAACGTTGCCCGGTAGTTGATACTTGGTGGCAAACAGAGACGGGGGGAATTATGATTGCGCCATTAGCATTTACAACTCCAACAAAACCAACTTATGCTACATTACCATTGCCAGGTATTCAGCCTGTTTTAATGGATGATAAGCGCAATGAAATAGAAGGAAATCAAGTTGATGGCAGTTTATGTATCAAATTTCCATGGCCAGGTATTGCCAGAACCATTTGGGGAGATCACCAAAGATATAAAGATACTTATTTTTCAGCTTTTCCAGGGAAGTATTTCACAGGAGACGGTGCATTACGTGACGAGGTAGGCTATTACAGAATAACTGGACGCGTTGATGATGTAGTGATTGTATCGGGGCATAATTTAGGTACGGCTCCAATTGAGGATGCAATTAATGAACATCCCGCTGTTGCAGAGTCAGCAATTGTTGGTTTCCCACATGATATTAAAGGAAATGCATTATATGGTTATGTTATCTTAAAAGAATCAGGTGAATATAGAGATAGAGACAACTTGATCAAAGAGATCAACCAGCATGTGGCTGATCACATTGGACCAATTGCCAAACTTGACAAAATTCAGTTTGTGACTGGATTACCAAAAACAAGATCAGGGAAAATTATGCGTCGTATATTGCGTAAGATAGCTGAAGGTGATTATTCAAATTTTGGAGATATTACCACGCTGTTAAATCCTGAAATTGTGGATGAAATTGTAAAAGGTAAAATAGTGTAA
- a CDS encoding ankyrin repeat domain-containing protein has protein sequence MKKSIIYLGVALVAFANVSLATNVNTFSNTSHGVEFNETVTPLGFAISKGDLETVKKFVEYGADINELSNGMTPLMIAARYNKVEIIKYLLSKGANVNKKDENGFTALKYAELSNANEAIQLLKK, from the coding sequence ATGAAAAAATCAATCATTTATTTAGGAGTAGCTTTAGTAGCTTTCGCAAATGTTTCTTTAGCCACAAATGTGAATACATTTTCAAATACTTCTCACGGAGTTGAATTTAATGAAACAGTAACACCATTAGGATTTGCTATCAGCAAAGGAGATCTGGAAACTGTTAAAAAGTTTGTTGAATACGGTGCAGATATAAATGAATTATCAAACGGCATGACTCCGTTAATGATTGCGGCACGTTACAATAAGGTAGAAATTATCAAATATTTATTGTCTAAAGGAGCAAATGTTAATAAAAAAGATGAAAATGGATTTACTGCATTAAAGTATGCAGAATTGTCTAATGCAAATGAAGCTATTCAGCTTTTGAAAAAATAA
- a CDS encoding DUF2238 domain-containing protein, producing MKYIHKLLAIFILTLIWSIINPKEVFTCFLEIIPAIIGIIILTLTFKKFRFTNFTYTLILIHCIILFIGGHYTYAEVPFFDYIKEAFHQSRNNYDKVGHFAQGFVPAMIIRELFIRKKVIANQSFFNFIIASICLAISAAYEWIEWFVSIATGDGGDAFLGTQGYVWDTQSDMLFATIGAITALLLFSKTQDKQLIKI from the coding sequence ATGAAATACATTCATAAATTATTAGCAATATTTATACTAACCTTAATTTGGTCAATTATAAATCCGAAAGAAGTTTTTACTTGTTTTCTGGAAATTATTCCAGCTATAATTGGGATTATAATCTTGACTTTGACTTTCAAAAAATTCAGATTTACCAATTTTACATATACTTTGATTTTAATTCATTGCATTATTCTCTTCATTGGCGGGCATTACACTTATGCCGAAGTTCCCTTTTTTGATTATATAAAAGAAGCATTTCATCAAAGCCGGAATAATTATGACAAAGTTGGCCATTTTGCACAAGGCTTCGTTCCAGCAATGATTATTCGTGAACTGTTTATTCGAAAAAAAGTAATTGCGAACCAGAGTTTTTTCAATTTCATAATTGCATCCATTTGTTTGGCAATTAGTGCAGCTTATGAATGGATTGAATGGTTTGTTTCTATCGCCACAGGAGATGGCGGTGATGCCTTTTTAGGAACACAAGGATATGTTTGGGATACTCAGTCGGATATGCTGTTCGCAACTATTGGAGCTATTACAGCTTTATTACTGTTTTCAAAAACACAGGACAAACAGCTCATAAAGATATAA
- the cydB gene encoding cytochrome d ubiquinol oxidase subunit II, whose amino-acid sequence METFLGIDYPTLWYLVIGLLFSGYAILEGFDFGAGAWHLFLRKDLSRRIAINAIAPVWDANQVWLIIGGGALFAGFPVMYATMLSAMYVPFMLFLMLNVLRAAAIKFRSVEEMVWWRKSWDFIYSISSISIAFLLGVVLANILQGFALGPNFSYQGGMFFSFLNPYAIMVGFTTLSIFMTQGAIYLLLKTEGRLHARLTFLLKNGMIFFIISFGITTLYTLIFIPEVTANFRANPIYFIVPIISFLAVANVPRLVSKKQYMLALIFSSLTMAFLLILVALQLYPTLLISTIDPKFSVTIYNAASSQKSLGIMLTIVAIGAPLLAAYFFFLYRTFNGKVKLDDTSY is encoded by the coding sequence ATGGAAACTTTTTTAGGAATTGATTATCCAACATTGTGGTATTTAGTAATCGGTTTATTATTCTCTGGTTATGCGATTTTAGAAGGCTTTGATTTTGGTGCTGGTGCTTGGCATTTATTTTTAAGAAAGGATTTAAGCCGAAGAATTGCAATAAACGCAATTGCTCCCGTTTGGGATGCCAATCAGGTTTGGCTGATCATTGGCGGTGGTGCATTATTTGCCGGTTTTCCGGTAATGTACGCAACGATGCTATCAGCGATGTACGTTCCTTTTATGCTGTTTTTAATGCTGAATGTACTTAGAGCAGCTGCAATTAAATTCCGAAGTGTTGAAGAAATGGTGTGGTGGAGAAAAAGCTGGGACTTTATTTATAGTATTTCCAGTATTTCAATTGCTTTTTTACTTGGTGTTGTTTTAGCTAATATTTTACAGGGTTTTGCTTTAGGGCCTAACTTTAGTTATCAGGGCGGCATGTTTTTTTCATTCTTAAATCCGTATGCCATAATGGTTGGTTTTACAACATTATCTATTTTCATGACACAAGGAGCTATTTACCTTTTATTAAAAACAGAAGGCAGATTACACGCCCGACTAACTTTTTTACTTAAAAATGGAATGATTTTTTTTATTATCAGCTTCGGAATTACCACACTTTATACATTGATTTTTATTCCAGAAGTTACCGCAAATTTCAGAGCCAATCCGATTTATTTTATTGTTCCTATAATTTCTTTTTTGGCTGTAGCCAATGTACCAAGATTAGTTTCAAAAAAACAATACATGCTGGCATTGATATTTTCTTCTTTAACAATGGCTTTTTTACTGATTTTAGTAGCTTTACAATTATATCCGACGCTTTTAATTTCTACAATTGACCCAAAGTTTAGTGTTACTATTTACAATGCTGCTTCTTCACAAAAATCATTAGGGATAATGCTGACAATAGTCGCAATAGGCGCACCTCTTTTAGCTGCTTATTTTTTCTTTTTGTACAGAACTTTCAATGGAAAAGTGAAACTGGATGACACCAGTTATTAA
- a CDS encoding cytochrome ubiquinol oxidase subunit I, translating into MDVEILARIQFAFTIAFHYIYPPLSIGIGLIMVIMEGLYLKTGNKDYEILTRFWIKIFALTFGIGVATGIIMEFEFGTNWAVYSRYVGDIFGSALAAEGLFAFGLESTFLGVLLFGWNRVKPWVHFVSTLGVFLGSMFSAVWIVVANSWQQTPAGYHIVGTGLNARAEVTDFWAMVFNPSSVDRIIHTWQGAILAGAFLVLSVHAYYIRKGRYVEISKKAFKISLVVATIFSLTQLISGHSTADGVAVNQPAKLATMEGHFEKDKPADLYLLGWVDKQNQKVTGIGIPGGLSFLVHQDFNTPIKGLNNFPVEDRPSQINAVFQFYHIMVAIGMALIGLTLYAIFLWWRGKLFETKWLMWIFSFAVILPQIANQVGWFTAEMGRQPWVVYGQLRTSDAFSQEVASNQIVFSLVMFTVVYSLLLALFLYTVNKKIKHGPYDEAETTVTFKSF; encoded by the coding sequence ATGGATGTTGAAATACTCGCCCGAATACAGTTTGCTTTTACTATAGCCTTTCATTACATCTATCCACCATTAAGTATAGGCATTGGTTTGATAATGGTAATCATGGAAGGACTTTACCTTAAAACAGGCAATAAAGATTACGAAATTTTGACTCGTTTTTGGATTAAAATATTTGCCTTGACCTTTGGGATAGGTGTTGCCACCGGAATTATAATGGAATTTGAATTTGGAACCAATTGGGCTGTGTATTCGCGTTATGTAGGAGATATTTTTGGAAGTGCATTAGCTGCAGAAGGACTATTTGCCTTTGGTTTAGAGAGTACTTTTCTTGGAGTATTACTTTTTGGATGGAATCGGGTGAAACCTTGGGTGCATTTTGTATCCACGTTAGGAGTATTTTTAGGATCTATGTTCTCAGCTGTTTGGATTGTGGTTGCTAATTCTTGGCAGCAAACACCAGCAGGATATCATATTGTTGGCACAGGACTAAATGCTCGTGCCGAAGTAACCGATTTTTGGGCAATGGTTTTCAATCCCTCAAGTGTTGATCGAATAATTCATACTTGGCAGGGCGCTATTTTAGCTGGAGCTTTTTTAGTTTTAAGTGTACATGCCTATTACATTAGAAAAGGACGTTATGTTGAAATATCTAAAAAAGCGTTCAAAATTTCTTTGGTCGTTGCTACTATTTTTTCACTTACCCAATTAATTTCAGGTCATAGCACAGCTGATGGAGTTGCTGTAAATCAACCAGCAAAACTGGCAACAATGGAAGGTCATTTTGAAAAAGACAAACCTGCCGATTTATATCTTCTAGGTTGGGTCGATAAACAAAATCAAAAAGTTACCGGAATTGGAATCCCAGGCGGGCTTTCTTTCTTGGTACATCAAGATTTTAATACTCCTATAAAAGGATTAAATAATTTCCCAGTTGAAGACAGGCCGAGCCAGATAAATGCTGTTTTTCAGTTTTATCATATCATGGTTGCTATTGGGATGGCATTAATAGGACTAACATTATACGCGATTTTTTTATGGTGGCGAGGAAAGCTATTTGAAACCAAATGGCTCATGTGGATTTTCTCCTTTGCTGTCATATTGCCTCAAATAGCCAATCAAGTAGGATGGTTTACTGCCGAAATGGGAAGACAGCCTTGGGTTGTTTATGGACAGTTACGAACTAGCGATGCTTTTTCCCAAGAAGTTGCTTCCAATCAAATCGTATTTTCATTGGTTATGTTTACTGTGGTGTATTCGTTGTTGCTAGCGTTATTTTTATATACTGTCAATAAAAAAATAAAACATGGTCCTTATGATGAAGCTGAAACAACTGTAACTTTCAAATCCTTTTAA